One Sinorhizobium mexicanum genomic region harbors:
- a CDS encoding transglutaminase-like domain-containing protein codes for MFIRFGYEIGVRCTQPTPMMTYLSVVPERRGNILRERGPVASPILAMEEITDPHGNACLRMVLHAGETKLSYDAVIKDDGRPDASDPLAEAVPVERLPAAWLPYLSASRYCEIDRLGALAWKLFGDVPAGWQRVQAICDYVHDRLVFSYGYAQAMRTALEAHEDRLGVSRDYAHLAIAFCRCMNMPARYVNGYMTNVGVPESPAPMDFNAWFEVYLGDGWYTFDAKNNARRIGRIPVARGRDAADIPLIQTFGKHELTAFTVWTSVETDVSLARSHRAADVSLLTPWFSETWSRHLQERDRNRH; via the coding sequence ATGTTCATACGCTTCGGTTACGAGATCGGCGTTCGGTGCACGCAGCCGACGCCGATGATGACCTATCTTTCGGTTGTACCCGAACGGCGTGGCAACATCCTCCGTGAACGCGGCCCCGTCGCATCTCCGATCCTGGCGATGGAGGAAATCACTGACCCCCACGGCAACGCCTGCCTGCGGATGGTCTTGCACGCGGGCGAAACCAAGCTCAGCTATGACGCTGTGATCAAGGACGACGGCAGGCCCGATGCCTCGGATCCACTGGCAGAAGCCGTGCCAGTGGAGCGGCTTCCAGCGGCCTGGCTGCCTTACCTTTCCGCCAGCCGCTATTGCGAGATCGACCGGCTCGGTGCGCTGGCGTGGAAGCTTTTCGGTGACGTTCCCGCCGGATGGCAGCGCGTCCAGGCGATCTGTGACTATGTCCATGATCGGTTGGTTTTCAGCTATGGCTATGCGCAGGCAATGCGCACGGCGCTGGAGGCGCACGAGGATCGCCTGGGGGTCAGCCGCGATTATGCTCATCTCGCGATTGCTTTTTGCCGCTGCATGAACATGCCGGCGCGCTACGTCAACGGCTACATGACCAATGTCGGCGTGCCCGAGAGCCCGGCACCCATGGATTTCAATGCCTGGTTCGAGGTCTATCTCGGCGATGGCTGGTATACGTTCGACGCCAAGAACAATGCGCGGCGCATCGGCCGCATTCCTGTCGCGCGCGGCCGCGACGCGGCGGACATCCCGTTGATCCAGACCTTCGGAAAGCATGAGCTCACCGCCTTTACGGTGTGGACCTCGGTCGAAACCGATGTCTCGCTCGCCCGGTCGCACCGCGCGGCCGACGTTTCGCTGCTGACGCCCTGGTTCAGCGAAACCTGGTCGCGACATCTGCAAGAGCGCGACCGCAACCGGCACTGA
- a CDS encoding NAD(P)/FAD-dependent oxidoreductase, which yields MMANAKKSYAGDGSYPTSYYAASRNIVRTPIKLQGRIETDICVVGAGYSGLSTAIHLAEKGYKVTVIEGAQVGWGASGRNGGQVVNGLNAGLSTIQRRYGEDAARFIGGLVQEGARIIRRLVSQYHIDCDLKPGNIYAAYTAAHMKELEAKQALWRQYGMDDHQLLDREALRKLVNSDAYCGGMLDTTGGHMHPLNLVLGEARALESLGGTIYEMSPVTRVDHEAARPTVYTQEGEVSARIVVLCGNAYLGDAVPKLVSRVMPVSTQMITTAPLGEELAHSLIPSDMCVEDVRYILDYFRLSADKRMIFGGGTVYGGTDPADVVAKLRPNLEKVFPRLKGVKIDYAWSGNFALSFTRVPQMGRIGANTYFAHGYSGHGVTGSHLFGRTLAEAIDGDTSRFDVFERLPWYPFPGGRMFRAQYSTIGSWWYSFKDAVGW from the coding sequence ATGATGGCAAACGCGAAGAAATCCTATGCTGGCGACGGCAGCTATCCGACGAGCTACTACGCTGCCTCGCGCAACATCGTCCGCACCCCGATCAAGCTTCAGGGCCGCATCGAAACTGATATCTGCGTTGTCGGCGCCGGCTATTCCGGCCTGTCGACAGCAATCCACCTGGCCGAAAAGGGCTACAAGGTCACGGTGATCGAAGGCGCGCAGGTAGGGTGGGGTGCCTCCGGGCGCAATGGCGGTCAGGTCGTCAACGGCCTCAATGCCGGCCTTTCGACCATCCAGCGCCGTTACGGCGAGGATGCGGCACGCTTCATCGGTGGGCTGGTGCAGGAGGGCGCGCGAATCATCCGCCGGCTCGTCAGCCAATACCACATCGACTGTGACCTGAAGCCCGGCAACATCTATGCCGCCTATACCGCCGCGCACATGAAGGAGCTGGAAGCCAAGCAGGCGTTGTGGCGCCAATACGGAATGGACGACCACCAGCTTCTCGACCGCGAGGCGCTCAGGAAGCTGGTCAATTCCGATGCCTATTGCGGCGGCATGCTCGACACGACGGGCGGGCACATGCATCCGCTCAATCTGGTGCTCGGCGAGGCTCGCGCTCTCGAAAGCCTTGGCGGCACGATTTACGAAATGTCGCCGGTCACCCGCGTGGACCACGAGGCGGCGCGGCCGACCGTCTACACGCAAGAGGGTGAGGTCTCCGCTCGCATCGTCGTGCTTTGCGGCAACGCCTATCTCGGCGACGCGGTGCCGAAGCTCGTTTCGCGTGTCATGCCGGTCTCGACGCAGATGATCACCACGGCGCCGCTTGGCGAGGAACTCGCCCATTCGCTGATCCCGAGCGACATGTGCGTGGAGGACGTGCGCTATATTCTCGACTATTTCCGGCTCTCTGCCGATAAGCGGATGATTTTCGGTGGCGGCACTGTCTATGGCGGCACGGATCCGGCGGATGTCGTCGCGAAACTCAGGCCCAATCTCGAAAAGGTTTTCCCGCGCCTAAAGGGCGTGAAGATCGACTATGCCTGGAGCGGGAATTTCGCGCTCTCCTTCACGCGCGTGCCGCAGATGGGACGGATCGGAGCCAACACCTATTTCGCCCATGGCTATAGCGGGCATGGCGTCACCGGTTCCCATCTCTTCGGTCGCACGCTTGCCGAGGCGATCGACGGCGACACGTCGCGCTTCGACGTCTTCGAGAGGCTGCCGTGGTATCCGTTTCCGGGTGGGCGGATGTTCCGCGCGCAATATTCGACGATCGGCTCCTGGTGGTATTCCTTCAAGGATGCCGTCGGCTGGTAA